A single region of the Salarchaeum japonicum genome encodes:
- a CDS encoding ribonucleoside-diphosphate reductase subunit alpha, producing MSQQHQTATVSLRAVLDRARDGHEDAIDDATASDLVAAAERNSYADASAREQYDALTDTLTARIDRDPAYDAVAARVQRERDRRERLDDPTSDAAYRESLVDGIERGVAADILDERMLTYDLDALADSLELDRDDRLDYTAMDTLYQRYFLRDDDSPIELPQTFWMRVAMGVALREDEGDRQAYAEEFYDMLSTLRFVHSTPTLFHAGTTHAQLSSCYLTTIPDDLDGIFEGYHEHAKLSKWSGGLGNDWTPVRATGAEISSTGVESTGVVPFLKISNDVTGAINRSGKRRGAAAAYLACWHLDFPDFLDLRRNTGDERRRTHDLNTAAWVPDLFMERVQNDGEWTLFSPDEVPDLHETYGQEFVEKYEEYERLADAGEIENYERRDASDLWRTMLTRLFETGHPWITFKDPCNVRSPQDHAGVVRSSNLCTEITLNTSEEETAVCNLGSVNLSRHVTESGLEREKLRETIGTAMRMLDNVVDLNFYPSEKSERSNMRHRPVGLGVMGFHDALLTQRVPMNSADALDFADRAQEFVAYHAIESSTELAAERGAYESFEGSKWSRDILPQDTVELLEEERGRETPIEVEERLDWSRVREKVSEYGMRNSNTMAVAPTATISTIAGTTPSIEPVYSNLYVKSNMSGDFTRVNTHLVEDLKERGLWTDELRDKLTYHDGSVQEIDEVPDSLQELYRTAFEIDPRHQLRLSAERATWIDQSQSHNVFFPSTDGSKLDDVYTTAWELGLKTTYYLRTLGASQIEKSTLDMTEYDDTQFRGDDSDDDDEGNSLPSVEDPTCEACQ from the coding sequence ATGAGCCAGCAACACCAGACCGCGACCGTATCGCTCCGCGCGGTGCTCGACCGCGCCCGCGACGGCCACGAGGACGCCATCGACGACGCCACCGCGAGCGACCTCGTCGCCGCCGCCGAACGCAACAGCTACGCCGACGCCAGCGCGCGCGAACAGTACGACGCCCTCACCGACACGCTCACCGCGCGCATCGACCGCGACCCCGCCTACGACGCCGTCGCCGCGCGCGTCCAGCGCGAACGCGACCGCCGCGAACGCCTCGACGACCCCACCAGCGACGCCGCGTACCGCGAGTCCCTCGTCGACGGTATCGAGCGCGGCGTCGCCGCGGACATCCTGGACGAGCGCATGCTCACCTACGACCTCGACGCGCTCGCCGACTCCCTGGAACTCGACCGCGACGACCGCCTCGACTACACCGCGATGGACACCCTCTACCAGCGGTACTTCCTCCGAGACGACGACTCTCCAATCGAACTCCCGCAGACGTTCTGGATGCGGGTCGCGATGGGCGTCGCGCTCCGCGAGGACGAGGGCGACCGGCAGGCGTACGCCGAGGAGTTCTACGACATGCTCTCCACCCTGCGGTTCGTCCACTCCACGCCCACGCTCTTCCACGCCGGCACCACGCACGCCCAGCTCTCCTCGTGCTACCTCACCACCATCCCCGACGACCTGGACGGGATCTTCGAAGGCTACCACGAGCACGCGAAGCTCTCGAAGTGGTCGGGCGGCCTCGGGAACGACTGGACGCCCGTCCGCGCCACCGGCGCGGAAATTTCCTCCACTGGCGTCGAGTCCACTGGCGTCGTCCCCTTCCTCAAGATTTCGAACGACGTGACGGGGGCCATCAACCGCTCCGGGAAACGCCGGGGCGCGGCCGCCGCCTACCTCGCGTGCTGGCACCTCGACTTCCCGGACTTCCTCGACCTCCGGCGGAACACCGGGGACGAGCGCCGCCGCACCCACGACCTCAACACCGCCGCGTGGGTGCCCGACCTCTTCATGGAACGCGTCCAGAACGACGGCGAGTGGACGCTGTTCTCCCCCGACGAGGTTCCCGACCTCCACGAGACCTACGGCCAGGAGTTCGTCGAGAAGTACGAGGAGTACGAGCGCCTGGCGGACGCCGGGGAAATCGAGAACTACGAGCGGCGGGACGCGAGCGACCTCTGGCGGACGATGCTCACCCGGCTGTTCGAGACCGGCCACCCCTGGATTACGTTCAAAGACCCCTGCAACGTCCGGTCGCCGCAGGACCACGCGGGCGTCGTGCGCTCCTCGAACCTCTGCACGGAAATCACGCTCAACACCTCCGAGGAGGAGACCGCGGTCTGCAACCTCGGGTCGGTGAACCTCTCCCGGCACGTCACCGAGTCCGGCCTGGAGCGCGAGAAACTCCGGGAGACCATCGGGACGGCGATGCGGATGCTTGACAACGTCGTCGATTTGAACTTCTATCCGAGCGAGAAGTCGGAGCGCTCGAACATGCGCCACCGGCCCGTCGGCTTGGGCGTGATGGGGTTCCACGACGCCCTGCTCACCCAGCGCGTCCCGATGAACTCCGCGGACGCGCTCGACTTCGCGGACCGCGCACAGGAGTTCGTCGCCTACCACGCCATCGAGTCCTCGACGGAGCTGGCGGCCGAGCGCGGCGCGTACGAGTCCTTCGAGGGGTCGAAGTGGAGCCGGGACATCCTCCCGCAGGACACGGTCGAACTCCTCGAAGAAGAGCGCGGCCGCGAGACACCCATCGAGGTCGAAGAACGCCTCGACTGGAGTCGGGTGCGGGAGAAGGTTAGCGAGTACGGGATGCGGAACTCGAACACGATGGCGGTCGCGCCCACCGCGACGATTTCGACCATCGCGGGCACGACGCCCTCCATCGAACCCGTCTACTCGAACCTCTACGTGAAGTCGAACATGAGCGGGGACTTCACGCGCGTCAACACCCACCTCGTCGAAGACCTGAAAGAACGGGGGCTGTGGACGGACGAACTCCGCGACAAGCTCACCTACCACGACGGCTCGGTGCAGGAGATAGACGAGGTGCCGGACAGCCTGCAAGAGCTCTACCGGACGGCGTTCGAAATCGACCCGCGTCACCAGCTCCGGCTGTCGGCGGAGCGCGCGACCTGGATAGACCAGAGTCAGTCCCACAACGTCTTCTTCCCCTCGACGGACGGGAGTAAGCTGGACGACGTGTACACGACCGCGTGGGAGCTGGGGTTGAAGACGACGTACTACCTCCGCACGCTCGGCGCGAGCCAGATAGAGAAGTCCACGCTCGACATGACGGAGTACGACGACACCCAGTTCCGGGGCGACGACAGCGACGACGATGACGAGGGGAACAGCCTGCCGAGCGTCGAGGATCCGACCTGCGAGGCCTGTCAGTAA